The nucleotide sequence AGgacttcttctcgccatTTGATAGCGTCCTTTACGCAAAGATATGGCGAGTTATCAAGCGTGCCGACAAACTCGAAATTGATGACGAATGGAGATTTGGAGCTGGGAGGGAGTGGTGTGATGCGTTTCACCAGCTTCGGCACGTACCCGTGGCTGGTAGCGAGTGTCGTTTGGATAAGTGCCTGGTTGCGCTGAGGCACGTAGAAGACGGCGCATCCTCGTGGTACGTGAAGCCACTTGTGGCAGTTTGACACGAAGAAGTCTGGGTCAGCGGCGGAGATGTCCAGCTTTACCATTCCAATGCCTTGAGCGCCATCAACCATGCTCAACACATTGAGACGACGACAAGCCTTCACCATTTCTTCCCAAGGGAAGACAACACCTGGTCGAGAGGAGACAACATCAAACGTGCAGATACGAACCCGCTTGCCCTCAGACTCGACTTTCTCGACAGTGTCTTCAaacttcttgatgatctcgtcgtcatcgagAGGATATGTGAGCTCGATCTCACGATGAGTCACCTTCTCGTCGTAGTAGTCAACATAATAATCCGCGACCTTGCCGCAAGCTTCGTAGATGGTCgagaagctgatgatgacgTCTTTTCCGTCTTCATTCCACTTCATGTTTCGATAGACTGTGTTAACACCGGTAGTGGCGTTTGAGACAAACACAACACTGTCCACTGGGGCATTGAGAAGCTTAGCGACAGCAGCACGGTTCTCATCGAGGATTTTTGGGTATTCATAGCGAATGAATGGGTCAGGGCGAGCTTCACTAACAATTATTAGACCAAAGATCACAATCAGATGATCGAGTGTATTTACCTCGCATCCTGATACTCGCGGAATTTTGTTCGGACAGCCTGAGGATATGTGCCGAAGGAACCTATAAGTCATGTCAGCTGAAGTCTCACTCGAAGTCTCACTCCCACTTCGACTCATTCATACCATGGTTAAGATTTCTCCACTCGGGATCAAACATAAACTCCTTCTTCATAGCGCTTCCAAAGACTGAGGTGTTAGTCTTGCCCCGCACAGGAAGCTGATGCGAAGATCCTTGACCAATGGAACCCATGATGATGTGTGTCTTGTATATTTAGATGCTAGACGTCGAATGGTTGTATGTTCGTCCCATTGAACGTTGTTTATGATGGATGGGCTTGACACGACAACTTATAGATTCTCAGCTCATACGATCATGAGTCAAATGATACTGTCTAAGTTAGTACGAGCTGAATACCCCACAtcttcaaggtcaacgaCGCCCTTAGTCGCCAGAGCCGGAACCGACCCCATGGGTACCCGCATCAGGGCGTGGTAAGGCGCTCTTCGGAGAGCAACAGGAGTCATTAACAATGCTCAACGCCAGTGAAATGAGATACCCAGAGCTTGGGCAGGGTCCCCAATTCTCCAAGAGTCACCTTGGCACGCGCCGATCGCGGCGAATAATTAATCAGCATGTAAGTAATGAAGTGAGCCTTGGAAAAAGAAAGTCAACTTTCATTCAATCAATTGTAGTGTAATGCTACTTGGCTTATCCGCCATTCCCAACGCCGTGTCATAAATGCTCCGAGGGATCTAGGCCCCGATGTTCTCGCTAATCTGCGACTCTTTGTATGTGTACTTTGCCTCCGTCCGTTGTAGGACAACAACCTCTGCCCTAGGTGCTCGTAGGTGTGCCAGACCTGTGAATCAGCCTTGCCGACTTGCGTATCCCGACGCCCGTACATGGTGGTATAGAGAACTCTTTGGTGATGACTGGGCGTGGATCGCCCTGGCTCAGCGCAGATAGCGCCAAAGCTGCATCCGCTTCCCTCTGTGAACGAACATGCTTCATGACTAGGTTGCACCGTTCATGTGAAGACACCAACAGTCCATGCGACATCTCTGGTGGCAGCATAGGCGCCGGACTTCCAGCGAGATCCTGGCCGCGCATGAAAGATGCTTGGCTACGTCGGATATGTGCCTGCTTTCGCGTGTTATGCGAAACAGGCAGTAACGGTTCCGTATGATGCATCACCGGCGAGATAGATTGCAGTTGTCCAGTTTCTGTGAATGGTTTCGGGGTATCTGGAGGGAGTTCCATTGTTGGCAGTCGGTCGAAAGGTATGATATCGCGGGGATCTGATGGCTGAGGCCTCAAAGGAGCCAGTCGTAGTGAACCTAGGGTTCGCTTGGAGGGAAGAGACACTTCCTCGCCATCAATCTTCTTGCGCTTGCGCTCTCGTGCTCTCGACTTGACTAGGCTGGCTATCGAGCTTCCGTGGAGAAGCACCCTTTCAGGTGTACTGATTTCATTCGGAGGCGCCATCTCATCGCCTAAGAGGTGCACCCTTGTCTCGGCGCTTCGCAGAGTTCGCCCATGATTGGGATTGAGCGTCGAGGGTGGCATACTGGCTCGTTCTAGAACACCTGGTGCAGATTTGCGTGACCGTTGGGCTCTAGTTCTGACTCTACCAGGCTTGCCTTCGGATATCTTCGGAGGCGTGTCGACAGGCGTTACGGCAGGTGGGAGAGCCTCTGTTGTTGTGACAATGGCCGGTGGTGTAAAGATTGGTGTTTCTAGGGGATCGTGGCCAGTGATCCTGTGCAGCTCTTTTACTATTCTCGAGCTCCAATATGCCCCCGTAGCCTTTGTATCACGGAGGGCAACTGGGTAAGCTGCAACAGGGCGTTTCATCTCGGTCTTTTCGGCGTCCTCAGCAACACCACTAGACTCCCGCTTCTTCTTAAGTTTGGGAGGCTCGGGCGTTTGCCATAGCTTGGGGATTTTGCCTTGTAGATCAGATACCCAGGCGTCGCAGTCCCACTCAACCCAATAGTCAATAACATCGCCCCATGAACTCTCTGGTGGCTTGGTGTAGTTGACGAAGACAACTTTACCACCTTTTGCGTGAACTGCCTTGGCGAATTCTCTAACCATAACCTTCAGCCCATGGACTCGTAAACTAGTACCAAGGATTAATAGGAGGTCAGGACATAGAGCCAAGTCGTGTGTAACAATGGGGCTGATCAGATGTGCGTTGGGATGCTCCTCGCCGTAGAGCACAATGTCGGGCCTTAATTTTCCGACACCTAATGCTCGTTTGCCGCGTTCTTCTCGAGCAACCGTGGCGCCTACACAATGAGGGCATTCAGGCTGCTGGCCTGACATTGTCTCTAGCTGGCGTTCGTCGTCATCCCACGAGCATACGCGACCGCACAAGAAACATCGTAGAAGCTCCAGTGATCCGTGGAGGAAAACACACTCCACGCCTGACTTTGGAAGGTCGCGACGCAGATTTCTCACTGCGGTCAGGGCTTCATCTGTCGCACATTGATCGGATTctgtttgagaagcaggcACCGTGCTTTCAAATTTCGGTTGACTGCATTGAGACTGCTGGCTGGCTTCGTTATCCGACGACTGCTGAGACTTGTCTGAAGAATTTGTGTCGGTCATGGCATTCACCTCGTC is from Fusarium musae strain F31 chromosome 4, whole genome shotgun sequence and encodes:
- a CDS encoding hypothetical protein (EggNog:ENOG41); translated protein: MPTIHVSRDSQDELQDIANGLLKARKVIVVTGAGISTNSGIPDFRSENGLYSLISAQFDAAAQQARLNEGSSDDKSTDLDIRRPAKRRRIVHDVSATVEEGPVAMKEEIEVQLEDPEPEHEKIADTIQVEGHPDDEEQQVRSDGMPVVNPRTTRSTIAVAQPPSSPLSSPPPEGLNIPPSSVFRRTRRSHLADSTIPPSSSPLSSPPPVLFDPFSSGTSSEDAPSRRSSTSPSEVDDTPPSNPINLSQASFGSGKNTLPNMKGKDMFDASIWSDPLRTSVFYTFATTLRQKVRDVEPTSSHRFISHLRDRGKLVRCYTQNIDQIEEKVGLSTCLLDGPGSRGRFSRKSTANINQLNRMVDEVNAMTDTNSSDKSQQSSDNEASQQSQCSQPKFESTVPASQTESDQCATDEALTAVRNLRRDLPKSGVECVFLHGSLELLRCFLCGRVCSWDDDERQLETMSGQQPECPHCVGATVAREERGKRALGVGKLRPDIVLYGEEHPNAHLISPIVTHDLALCPDLLLILGTSLRVHGLKVMVREFAKAVHAKGGKVVFVNYTKPPESSWGDVIDYWVEWDCDAWVSDLQGKIPKLWQTPEPPKLKKKRESSGVAEDAEKTEMKRPVAAYPVALRDTKATGAYWSSRIVKELHRITGHDPLETPIFTPPAIVTTTEALPPAVTPVDTPPKISEGKPGRVRTRAQRSRKSAPGVLERASMPPSTLNPNHGRTLRSAETRVHLLGDEMAPPNEISTPERVLLHGSSIASLVKSRARERKRKKIDGEEVSLPSKRTLGSLRLAPLRPQPSDPRDIIPFDRLPTMELPPDTPKPFTETGQLQSISPVMHHTEPLLPVSHNTRKQAHIRRSQASFMRGQDLAGSPAPMLPPEMSHGLLVSSHERCNLVMKHVRSQREADAALALSALSQGDPRPVITKEFSIPPCTGVGIRKSARLIHRSGTPTST